From Sphingobacterium bambusae:
AGGCCGCTGTCTCCCAAACGATGCTGTATGGTAACGTCCACGAGTTTCGCGTAAGTGCTTGCACTTCTTTGCGTGTCCAGCGAGAAAAAAGTAGCTCCCTCGCCATAATTAACGCCTGGGGTGATACTCGTCTTTACAGTTTCTTTCGTATCTGATGCTTTAATCTCCTCTACCAGCTGCAGTAGGCGATAAGTATGATCGGATACCTCATCAACACCTCCCACTAATAGCTGATTTTCTTCTGCTTGTTGAAGCTGGAGCAGCGCGTCGAGCAGTGCCGACTCAAAAGATATGGAGCGGTTTACATAAGTAAAGTTATACCCTTTGCACTGCAAGCGTAAAGCGATCTGCGCAGCTACGGTGTTATGTGTAGATTGGATAAAGGATGTGGGGGTAAGAAATTCCTCATCATTATCCAAGATATTGCGAAGAAATTTCTCTGAATCTTCCGAGCAACCTAAACCTGTCCCCGTAATAATCGCATCAGGCAGGGATACTTGGGCTTCGTCCAACGCTTGCTGTGCCGCATAAATCCCCATTTTGATCCCGCGGGACATGCGACGAATCATAGCGGGGGGGATAAGCTCTTTGTAAGCAGGCTGCTGGGCATAATTAATTGCTTGGCACAACTCTTCTGCTTCGTTTAACAACTCCGAACGCCAAATACCTTGCGCTGTTACCGCTCCGATTCCATTAATGAATACGCTGTTTTTCATACTTTCGAAAATATCAGGGTTGAACAGTTGCCACCAAAACCGAAGGAGTTGGATAATACATGGGATAGCGGTCGGTAGACGGTTGTTGTCTGCGGAATAAGGTCAAGCTCTTCCATTTGCCGCTGAAAATGTAAATTAGGAAACACCACGCCATGCCGAAGGGCCAAAATGCAGAAAACAGCCTCAATAGCCGCCGCAGCTGCCAATGTATGTCCAGTAAAGGCTTTTGTAGAACTAAATAGCGGCATTCTATCTGAAAAGATACGTGTCAAAGCGCGCCCTTCAGAGAGATCGTTGTTGGGGGTTGCCGTGCCGTGCGCATTGACATAATCAATCGCTGCTGGATCTAACCCAGCAATATCCAACGCTTTGCTCATCGCTAAAAAAGCGCCTTCACCATTTTCAGACGATGCCGTCTGATGAAAGGCGTCGTTCGCATTCCCGTATCCTTGTAGATAGGCTAACGGCTGACGTCCTTC
This genomic window contains:
- a CDS encoding beta-ketoacyl synthase chain length factor → MKNSVFINGIGAVTAQGIWRSELLNEAEELCQAINYAQQPAYKELIPPAMIRRMSRGIKMGIYAAQQALDEAQVSLPDAIITGTGLGCSEDSEKFLRNILDNDEEFLTPTSFIQSTHNTVAAQIALRLQCKGYNFTYVNRSISFESALLDALLQLQQAEENQLLVGGVDEVSDHTYRLLQLVEEIKASDTKETVKTSITPGVNYGEGATFFSLDTQRSASTYAKLVDVTIQHRLGDSGLSTFIRDFLTANALHASDVDTLLLGYNGDLQEDSYYATVEEILPHASPLYYKHLSGQYDSCSAFGLAVAASILRNQRVPNSLHWRENHAVQQPQTILVYNQLKGKDHALILIQAC